GAAGGCCATCAAGCTCGGCAATCCAATGGATACCGAAACGATGATGGGGGCGCAGGCCTCGAACGACCAGTTTGAGAAAATCCTGAGCTACCTGGAAATCGGCAAGGCCGAAGGGGCCGAAGTGCTCGTGGGCGGCGAAGCCTACCAGCAGCAGGACGGTGCCTTAGCAGAGGGCTACTATATTCAGCCAACCATATTTAGGGGGCACAACAAGATGCGGATTTTCCAGGAGGAAATCTTCGGCCCGGTGCTGTCGGTTACTACTTTTAAAGACAGCGCCGAAGCCATTGAGCTGGCCAATGACACGCTCTACGGCCTCGGAGCCGGCCTCTGGAGCCGCGATGCCCACGAGCTGTACCAGATGCCCCGCGCCATTCAGGCCGGCCGCGTGTGGGTCAACTGCTACCACGACTACCCCGCCGGGGCGCCTTTTGGTGGCTACAAAGCTTCAGGCTTCGGCCGCGAAAACCATAAAATGATGCTGGCCCACTACCGCCAGACCAAAAACATGCTCATCAGCTACAGCCAGCAGAAGCTGGGCTTCTTTTAGGCAAGCGGCTGGTTTCGCTAACTGATTGCAGCTCAGGGCAGCGTCATGCTAGCTTCACGAAACAATTCGTAAGTTCAGCATGGCGCTTTGCTCCCTGTAGAACTGGCTTCAATCAGTAAAAATGACTTGGAAAGTAAAAGGAGTAAGCTGGCTGTTAGGGATTAGTCTCACCGTCGGTGGTCCTGGTGGCCGGCAGCTTGATGCCAGGCGGCATTTGGCGCGCCAGTCGGCTCCCGGCTGCGAAGCGGTGCCCCAGGCATTGCACCTGCTACAGGAATATCAGCAAACCCAGGCTATTCCGGGTATGCAGGTAGCCGCCAGCCTGCGGGGGCAGATGCTCTTGTCAGAAGGCCTGGGATATGCCGATGTGGCCCGACAGCTGCCCGTCACAACCACTACCCGATTTCGGGTGGGCAGCGTATCCAAATCCTTGACTTCCGTAGCATTAGTGCAATTGGCCGCTACTCATCGCCTTGAACTCGATGCGCCGGTGCAGCGCTACGTGCCTGGGTTTCCGGCCTCGGGCTCTCCAATTACCGCGCGAGCGCTAGCCGGGCACCTAGCCGGCATTCGCCACTACCGCCCCGGCGATGGGCATGATGCCCTGCGCACCGAGCATTATCAAACGGCCACGCAGGCCCTGGCCGTATTTCAGAACGACCCGTTGGTGGCGGAGCCGGGCACCCGGTTTTTTTACTCCTCATTCGGGTGGAACCTGTTAGGCGCAGTTATCGAAGGTGCCTCTGGCGAGCCTTTTCTGCACTATATGCAGCGCGCCGTGTGGCAGCCACTCGGCATGGTGTACACCAGCGGCGACCGCGCCGACAGCGTATCGTCCGACCGCAGTCGGCTCTATAGTAAAGGCAGTCAACTAGCTATTGCCGACGATGTGAGCTATAAGTACCCGAGCGGCGGAATGCTCTCAACTGCCGAAGACCTAGTGAAATATGGCAATGCCCTGCTAGGCAAAGCCTTTCTAACACCCGCCCAGAAGCGGCTGTTATTCACTTCCCAGGCCACCCACGATGGACGCTCAACGCACTACGGCATGGGCTGGCGCCTGGAAACTACCCGCAGTGGCCATAAGCTATACTGGCACGATGGCGTGGTAAATGGAGGAAGCGCCAGCCTGCTCTTATATCCCGACGACGACTTGGTAGTAGCTATTCTGGCCAACTCCAGGCAGGGAGCTACGTTGAATGCGAAGGCGATAGGAGATTTATTTCTATCGTGTAAATAAGTAATTTTAGAATATAGATTCTATATTCAGACAGTATTTTTCACTCACCCATGTCTACTTTCCGTGTGCTCGCTACTCAGGCCGCCGAAGCCACTATCGACCTGCTGCGCGAGGAGCACGGCCCGCTCATGTTTCACCAGAGCGGCGGCTGCTGCGATGGCTCGTCGCCCATGTGCTTTGAGAAAGGTGAGTTTCGCATCGGCGGCAGCGACGTATGGCTGGGCCAGATTCACGGCTGCGACTTTTTTATGAGTTCCAGTCAGTTTGAATACTGGCAGCACACGCAGCTTACCATCGATGTTACGAAGGGCCGGGGCGCCAGCTTTTCACTGGAAATTCCGCTGGGCGTGCGGTTTCTGATTCGCTCGCGGCTATTTACGGCAGAAGAAGCGCAGGATATGGCCCCGGTGCTCAATGGCGAAGAATACCTGGAGCAGGTTTGAGGCGCGGAACCGGGCAATAGCGCTAGCTAAACAGGGGCTGCCTAATAAAGATTATTTAATATATATTAAATAATCTTTATTAGGCAGCCCCTGTTTAGCTATTTTTTCTCCTGTACGGGCAGGTCTTCCAGGTGCGCCATGCTGATTTTCCAGCTGCCATCACCGGCTTTCTTCCACACAAACACGTAGTTGCCGGTTCCGTTACCCATTACTTTCTCGGTCGGAGTTGGCAGTACGTCTACTGAGAAGGTGCCGGCCTCGTACGCCAGGCTGCCTTCGGTGCCCGTGCTTACGCTGTAGGTTTTTAAGTTGGCAATGGTGTTGATGGTAGGGGTAATCCATTTATTGGTCACTTCATCTTTGCCCACAAAGTGCGTAGCTCCCTGCAGGAACTGCACGTCATCGGCCAGCATCGCCGTCACCTTGCTCGCATCCTTATTGTTCCAGGCGCTCACAAACTGCTGGTCGAGGTCGGCTACGCTGGCCGTCGTGCTGGTAGCATCGGCAGGGGAAGTAGTGGCCGCTGTCGGGGTGGCCGCGTTGTGGGTATTGCCCGAGCAGGCGGTGAGCAGCGTGGCTGTGCAGCACGCGAGTAAGTAAAGTTTCATGAAGGTTTTGGGTAAGTTAGGCAACAGAATAAAATATTGCCAGCCACTCAGGCGAGGCCCGGTTGGCTGGCTTACCGGGCAGCAAGCGAGGCTACCAGCTTTTGCGCAGCACCGCCGAGTCGGGATACGGCGTGCCCGCCTGGTCGAAGCCAGGGTTGGGGAAGAAGCCCGCTGCTACAGCCACATCGGCTACGGCCGGGGCCGCTCCGCGAGCCTGGCTGGCTTCGGCCCGGCGCTCGGCTGCGAGGCGACGCTCGGCAGCCATTCGGATGGCAGCAGCGTGCGCAGCTTTGGCGTGGGCGGCGGTGGCCCGCTCGGTAGCCGCGTGGGCAGTTGCCTGGGCAACGGGGGTAGGCTCGGCAGCGGCGGCCTGCTGTGAAGCAGCTGCCTGGGCATCGGCGGCCGCCTGCTCCTGAGCGGCAGCTTGCTGCGCCGCCGCTGCGTCGGCTGCTTTGCGCTTGTTATCAGTGTATTTGCCGAGCGCAAAGCCGGCACCGGCACCGGCCAGGCCGCCAATCAGGCCACCTACTTTCCGGTTGCGGCCATTGATGAGCAAGCCACCCAACACGCCGGCCGCTCCGCCAATGGCGGCGTCTTTTGTTTCGGGGCTCCAGCCTTTGCGGGGCTGCGGCAGGGTTTGGGCCTGGGCCTGGTAGCCCGGAAAAAGACCCAGCAGGGCCGGAAGCAGGAATAACCAACTAATGCGTTTCATGGGAGTAGGTAAGTGAGAATGGCTAAGCTAAGCAAGTAGTACGGAGGAGGTGGCAAGCACTGTGCCAGGTACGCAGGTAGCGGGCTGGTAGTTAAAGCCGAAGCCAACGTTCTGATGCGAAATAAGCGCTAAGCTGGTAGCTATTACTGCTTCCTTACCAGCACCCGTACCTCCACCGTCCGCCCGCGGTCGTCGGCACACGATATCTTAACCTCACCCTGGGGCGGACTGAAAAATACCGGCGCCGTGGCGGGTGCTGCTTGCAGATACCGGTCATTGATGTACCAATACACGCGGCGTACTTCGGCCGGAGCCGCGCAGCTGAGGCGTAGCTGCTGTTTTTCGGCCGCATCGAGCACGTATTCGGCATGGGCCGCCGGCGAGGTAATAGCTAGCAGCGGCGCGGCATCCGGGCCGGTGTTGCCGGCCTCGTCGGGGCCGCGCACCAGGCGGCAGGCCGGATTGTGCGGCGGCAGGCGGCGCGTGGGCAAGCCCTGGCTCTCGCGAAAGGCCAGCACCTCGGGCTTCAGGTTGGCAAACAGCTCGCGACGGTAGCCACTAGCCGGGGCACAGGCCCGGCAGTAGCAATACCGGCCATCGGCCGAGAGCAATACTTCCTGCATATGCTGGCAGCGCTGGCCCCCCGACACGCCCGGCAGGTAATAATCGAGCAGCTGATTTGGGCAGTGCTCGCCCGGTACCTGGCCGGTTTCGGCGCATACCAGCCGAAAGTCGAGGCTGGCCGGCGGCGTAAACCATTCGTTGTAGTCATTGTAGGCCAGCGCGTTGAATAAATCGAATAGTAGAGGTGAGGCAACGTCGGCCCCCGTCAGTGCCGGGCTCCCCTGCCCATTAAAATTGCCCACCCACACCCCAATGGTGTAGCGGCGGTTGTAGCCGATGCTCCAGGCATCGCGGCGGCCGTAGCTGGTGCCGGTTTTCCAGGCAATGCGCGGCAGGTGCCGGCTGGCCGCGGCATCGACGGGCAGGTCGGGCCGCGTGCGCTGGGCCAGGATGTCGGTGATGAGGTAGGCGGCCGCTTCAGAAATCAACAATGGATTCAACGAGCTGCCAGAAGCTCCTCGGGCCTTTAGCGCGGCTTCGTTAAATTTTGATTTATCAGTTAAAAATTCTAGTTCCTGCCAGCGCCCGCCATTTGCCAGGGCTGCGTACAGGCCCGTCAGCTCTTCCAGCGTGGCACCGCAGCCGCCCAGAATGGTGCTCAGGCCCAGCTGAGGCGCATCGCGCGCCACCTGCCGAAAGCCCGCCTGCCGCAGCTTGCCGGTAAAATTATCAACCCCCATCGCCGAGAGCACGCGCACGGCCGGGATATTGAGCGAGTAAGTCAGCGCCCGCTCCATCGTCACCTCGCCCTGGCAGTGCTTGTCGAAGTTTTCGGGCCGGAAGCCCTGGAAATTGGTGGGCACATCGGGCAGCACGGTTTTGGGCGTCAGCAGGCCCTGGTCGAGCGCCAGCCCATAGAGCAGGGGCTTGAGCGTGCTGCCCGGCGAGCGCACCGCCCGCACGCCATCGACCTGCCCCAGCGCGGCCGCATCCTGAAAATCGATAGCGCCTACGTAGGCTTCTACGGCACGGGTCTGGTTATTTACTACCAGCACGGCGGCCTGCGAAATGCCCAGCGTGGCCAGGCGGCGCACGTAGTTGCGGGCTAGGTCTTCGGCCTTGGCCTGGGTTGCCGGCAGCAAGCTGCTGTGAATAAGTGCCTCGGCTGACTGGCTCAGCACCAGCCGCCGGGCCAGGTGCGGGGCCAGGGCCGGAGCGGGGTGCCGATGCACGGCCAGCGGCTCCAGCAGCGCATCGGCAATATCCTGAGCCGGAAAGAGCTTTTTGCGCCCGAAATAGCGGAGCCAGCGATTGCGCTCCTGCACAATCTGCGCATTGTTTTTTCCGAGCACCAGCCCGCCCGGCCGGTTGGGAATAATGGCCAGCGTAACCGTCTGGGCCAGCGACAGATAATCGGGGGGCTGCTGAAAATAAAGCAAAGCCGCCGACTTCACGCCTTCAATATTAGAGCCGTAAGGCACCAGGTTGAGGTAGAGCTGCAATAGCTCGGATTTGCTATAGTGAGCCTCCAGCTGCACGGCGCGCAGCATCTCCAGCAGCTTATTGCCGAAGGTGCGCGCTTTGGGCTCCAGTAGCCGCGCCACCTGCATGGTAATGGTGCTGGCCCCGGTAGTGCGGCCCCGGCCCAGCAGGTTGCGCCCGGCAGCCTGCACTATCGCCACCGGATTAACGCCGAAATGATAGCGAAAATACCGGTCTTCTTTCTCAATAATTGCGGTTTGCAGCACCGGCGTTATCTCCGGCAGCTCGGTTTTCATGCGCCACTTCTGGGTGGGGTTGAGGTAGGCGTGCAGCACACTGCCGTCGGCGGCCAGTACCAGCGGCGAGTACTGCGGCACGGGTGGCAGCGGCCAGTGGCGGTCGGCCAGCCCGGCCAGCAGCACCAGAAAGGCCAGCCCCAGCGCAACCCGAAAAAGCCTCTGCCGATGCCTCATGCAGCGAATGTAGCGCAGTTCGTGCTGTGTCTTACAGGTACTTGATTTCTTGTAAGGCAAAGCGCTGCACCTCGCCACCTATTTCCACAGCCAGCCGGCCATCGGTATCCACGCCCACAATCCGGCCCCGCACGCGGCGGCCAGCCACCTCGTAGTCGTGCCATTCCTGATAGCGGTAGAGCGCCGCCAGGTAGGCCCGCCGCACCTCACCCACCTGGCCGGCCCGCAGCTGCAAGTAGCGCCGCTCCAGGCACTCAAGCAGGCGGGCCGCCAACTGCTCGCGCTGAAAGTAGCGGCCCGTGAGCACGCCCAGCGAGGTAGCCGTGGGCACGGCGAAGTGCCGCTGATTCACATTTAACCCAATCCCGACAACGCTGGACTGAATCTTTGCGCCGCTCAGGCTGTTCTCAATGAGAATTCCCCCAAACTTCTGGGTTCCGAAATACAGGTCGTTGGGCCACTTCAGCCGCAGCTGCGGCGAGGGCTGAAGCAGCGTTGCGGCCCAGTCGTACACGCCCAGCGCCACGGCCTGGCTCAGCAAAAACTGCTGGCTGGCGTCGAGAAACGTGGGCAGCCACACGATGGAAAGCGTCAGGTTTTCGCCCGGCGCGGCCAGCCACTGGTTGCCACGTTGGCCGCGGCCGGCAAACTGGTCGTCCGTTATGACGGTACATCCTTCACTGGCCCGGTTTTCGCGCAGCAGTTGCTGCGCTTCGGAGTTAGTGGAAGGGCAGGCGGGCAGCCAGATAAGCTGCTGACCCGTGAATAAGGTAGTTGGGCTGATGACCACGGAGGTTAGCAGTCGTATATTAGCTAGGTAAAAACGTAAACTTACTCTATGAAGAGCACCTTGGTTCGACAGGATTCGGACACATTGGCAGACGTAGCCGTTCGCGGCCTCCAGGACCGCAAAGGAATGGACATTGTAGTTCTCAACCTAAAAGAGTTGAAAAATGCGGTGGCCGATTATTTTATCATCTGCTCGGCTTCTTCCGATACCCAGCTCGACGCCCTGGCTCGCTCCGTAGAAGAGGAAGTAGAGAAAGTGACCGGCCAGGCCCCCTGGCAAAGCGAAGGCCGCACCAATCGCGAGTGGATATTGTTGGATTACGTCGACGTTGTCGTTCACGTTTTCCTGCGCGACCGCCGGCAGTTTTACGCCCTGGAAGAGCTGTGGGGCGATGCCGAGATTACGCATATCGAAGATACGGCCGACGTGGCCCGGCACTAAAGTATCGGGCTGCCAGCCGCGTCTGCGGGTAGCGTTGCCAACAACGCTGGTCTGGCGCGGTTGCTTTCAAGTCCATTAAACTAAGTTAATTTTTATGTCTGATACGACGCCCACTAAACGCCGCAAGCCCACGCTGCCTAATCCCACGCCCCGGCCGGGAGTACAGCTCTGGGTGATGGCGGGGCTACTGGTGCTCTTTATCGGGATGTTCTGGTTTAACAATCAGAACGCCGCTATTAAAATCAATCAGCAGAAGTTTGAGCAGATGCTGGCCGCGGGCGATGTACACGATGTGTCGCTCGTCAACTCGAAAACCGTAGAGGTTGGCCTCACGCCGGCTGCTCTGCAGAAGCCTGAGTATCAGCGCGAGCTTACGGCGCACCGCGGGCCGTTTGCCGACCGGGGCGCGCAGTACTACTTCCCGATTTTCGACGCGAAGTATTTCCAGGAGCAGCTCGATAAGCTGCAGGCCAACAAGCCGGCCGAGCAGCGCCTGCGCCTCGACCCCGTGGACCGCGTAGGCCTGCTCGACATTGTGAGCAGCTACGGGCTGATTATTCTCAGCATTATCCTGTTCGTGTTCCTCATGCGCCGCATGAGCAGCGCGGGTGGCCCCGGCGGCCAGATTTTTAACATTGGCAAGAGCCGCGCGGCGCTTTTTGAAGGCGGTGATAAAGTGAAGATTACGTTTAAGGACGTAGCCGGTCTGGAAGAAGCAAAAGAAGAAGTGCAGGAGATTGTGGAGTTTCTGAAGAACCCTAGTAAATTCACTATATTAGGCGGTAAGATTCCAAAAGGCGCTTTGCTCGTCGGACCTCCCGGTACTGGCAAAACCCTGCTGGCCAAAGCCGTAGCCGGCGAGGCCGATGTGCCGTTCTTCTCGCTCTCGGGCTCCGACTTCGTCGAGATGTTTGTGGGCGTGGGCGCGGCCCGGGTGCGCGACCTGTTCAAGCAAGCCAAGGCCAAAGCGCCGTGCATCATCTTTATTGATGAGATTGACGCCGTGGGCCGCTCGCGGAGCAAGGGCTCGATGCCCGGCGGCAACGACGAGCGCGAAAATACCCTGAACTCGCTGCTGGTAGAAATGGATGGTTTCGGCACCGACTCGGGCGTTATCATTCTGGCGGCTACCAACCGGCCCGATACCTTGGACTCAGCCCTGCTGCGCCCCGGCCGCTTCGACCGGCAGATTAGTATTGACAAGCCCGATATCAACGGCCGCACGGAGATTTTCAACGTGCACCTCAAGCCCCTCACCCTGGGCCCCGATGTGGATGCCAAGCGACTATCGGCCCAAACGCCGGGCTTTGCGGGCGCCGAAATTGCCAACGTCTGCAACGAAGCCGCCCTAATTGCGGCGCGCCGTGATAAAAAATTTATTACGAATCAGGACTTTACCGATGCCATTGACCGCGTAATCGGGGGCCTTGAGAAGAAGAATAAGATTATCAGCCCCCAGGAAAAGCGGATTGTGGCCTACCACGAAGCCGGCCACGCCATTGCCGGCTGGTTTCTGGAGCACGCCGACCCGCTGGTGAAAGTAAGCATTGTGCCGCGCGGCGTAGCGGCGCTGGGCTATGCCCAATACCTGCCCCGCGAGCAGTTTCTGTACAACGTAGAGCAGATGACCGACGAGATGTGCATGACGCTGGGCGGGCGCGCTGCGGAAGAAATCGTATTTGGCAAAATCTCGACCGGCGCGCTCAGCGACCTCGAGCGCATTACCAAAACGGCGCAGTCGATGGTGGCTATCTACGGTATGAACTCGAAGCTCGGCAATGTGTCGTACTACGACTCGAAGGGCCAGAATGAGTATGGCTTCTCGAAGCCTTACTCGGAAGCTACGGCGCAGCTCATGGACGAAGAAATCCGCCACATTATCGAGCAGGCGTATATCCGCACCAAGGAATTGCTGATAGAGCGCCGCCACGAGCTGGAAGTAGTAGCCAAGGAGCTGCTGGAAAAAGAGGTGCTGCTGCAAGACGACCTGGAGCGCCTCGTGGGCAAGCGCCCCTTCGATGAGCAGACCACCTATCAGGCGCACATGGCCGGCACCGACCGCTCCGAAACCCTGAGCGACCTCAAGCAGGAGCATCCCGGCCTGCCCTTAGGCCAAGACACGCCCGAGCCGCACCTGCCCGGCCTCAATGAGCCCGAAATAGTATAGGTTTTTATCTATATTTATTCAATATCCGTGTTAAAAAGGCCAGCCGCAAGGCTGGCCTTTTTGGTGGCTGTTACCTTTGCCTTATGCTTTCATCGCGCGATAAATTGCTGAGCCGTATCCGTGCGGCCCTGGCCGCCGGGCCGGCCCCGGCGCCACCGGTGCCCGATTGGGCCGCGCCGGTGCATCCGCCGCTGCCGGCCGCCGACCTGGCCGTGACGTTTGCGAACAATTTTCGGCGTATCGGGGGCGAGTTTTTTTACTGCGAAAGCCTGGCGCAGCTCGGCAGTGAGTTGCGTACCTGGCTGGCCGGGCACCTGCCGGCCGGCCAGCAGTTTTACGTGTGGGAGCCAGCTATGCAGGCACTGCTTAGCACCGCCCAGGTGCCGTTTCAGGCCACAGAAACTGATTTTAAAGCGCAGGCCGCCGTGGGCCTTACGTCCTGTGAGGCGCTGGTAGCCCGCACGGGCAGCCTGGTCGTAACACCCGCTTCAGCCAGCGGCCGGCGCCTTAGCATCTACCCCGACCAGCATATTGTAGTG
The sequence above is drawn from the Hymenobacter baengnokdamensis genome and encodes:
- a CDS encoding serine hydrolase domain-containing protein encodes the protein MTWKVKGVSWLLGISLTVGGPGGRQLDARRHLARQSAPGCEAVPQALHLLQEYQQTQAIPGMQVAASLRGQMLLSEGLGYADVARQLPVTTTTRFRVGSVSKSLTSVALVQLAATHRLELDAPVQRYVPGFPASGSPITARALAGHLAGIRHYRPGDGHDALRTEHYQTATQALAVFQNDPLVAEPGTRFFYSSFGWNLLGAVIEGASGEPFLHYMQRAVWQPLGMVYTSGDRADSVSSDRSRLYSKGSQLAIADDVSYKYPSGGMLSTAEDLVKYGNALLGKAFLTPAQKRLLFTSQATHDGRSTHYGMGWRLETTRSGHKLYWHDGVVNGGSASLLLYPDDDLVVAILANSRQGATLNAKAIGDLFLSCK
- a CDS encoding DUF779 domain-containing protein, with product MSTFRVLATQAAEATIDLLREEHGPLMFHQSGGCCDGSSPMCFEKGEFRIGGSDVWLGQIHGCDFFMSSSQFEYWQHTQLTIDVTKGRGASFSLEIPLGVRFLIRSRLFTAEEAQDMAPVLNGEEYLEQV
- a CDS encoding YybH family protein — its product is MKLYLLACCTATLLTACSGNTHNAATPTAATTSPADATSTTASVADLDQQFVSAWNNKDASKVTAMLADDVQFLQGATHFVGKDEVTNKWITPTINTIANLKTYSVSTGTEGSLAYEAGTFSVDVLPTPTEKVMGNGTGNYVFVWKKAGDGSWKISMAHLEDLPVQEKK
- the pbpC gene encoding penicillin-binding protein 1C; the encoded protein is MRHRQRLFRVALGLAFLVLLAGLADRHWPLPPVPQYSPLVLAADGSVLHAYLNPTQKWRMKTELPEITPVLQTAIIEKEDRYFRYHFGVNPVAIVQAAGRNLLGRGRTTGASTITMQVARLLEPKARTFGNKLLEMLRAVQLEAHYSKSELLQLYLNLVPYGSNIEGVKSAALLYFQQPPDYLSLAQTVTLAIIPNRPGGLVLGKNNAQIVQERNRWLRYFGRKKLFPAQDIADALLEPLAVHRHPAPALAPHLARRLVLSQSAEALIHSSLLPATQAKAEDLARNYVRRLATLGISQAAVLVVNNQTRAVEAYVGAIDFQDAAALGQVDGVRAVRSPGSTLKPLLYGLALDQGLLTPKTVLPDVPTNFQGFRPENFDKHCQGEVTMERALTYSLNIPAVRVLSAMGVDNFTGKLRQAGFRQVARDAPQLGLSTILGGCGATLEELTGLYAALANGGRWQELEFLTDKSKFNEAALKARGASGSSLNPLLISEAAAYLITDILAQRTRPDLPVDAAASRHLPRIAWKTGTSYGRRDAWSIGYNRRYTIGVWVGNFNGQGSPALTGADVASPLLFDLFNALAYNDYNEWFTPPASLDFRLVCAETGQVPGEHCPNQLLDYYLPGVSGGQRCQHMQEVLLSADGRYCYCRACAPASGYRRELFANLKPEVLAFRESQGLPTRRLPPHNPACRLVRGPDEAGNTGPDAAPLLAITSPAAHAEYVLDAAEKQQLRLSCAAPAEVRRVYWYINDRYLQAAPATAPVFFSPPQGEVKISCADDRGRTVEVRVLVRKQ
- a CDS encoding biotin--[acetyl-CoA-carboxylase] ligase, producing MVISPTTLFTGQQLIWLPACPSTNSEAQQLLRENRASEGCTVITDDQFAGRGQRGNQWLAAPGENLTLSIVWLPTFLDASQQFLLSQAVALGVYDWAATLLQPSPQLRLKWPNDLYFGTQKFGGILIENSLSGAKIQSSVVGIGLNVNQRHFAVPTATSLGVLTGRYFQREQLAARLLECLERRYLQLRAGQVGEVRRAYLAALYRYQEWHDYEVAGRRVRGRIVGVDTDGRLAVEIGGEVQRFALQEIKYL
- the rsfS gene encoding ribosome silencing factor — its product is MKSTLVRQDSDTLADVAVRGLQDRKGMDIVVLNLKELKNAVADYFIICSASSDTQLDALARSVEEEVEKVTGQAPWQSEGRTNREWILLDYVDVVVHVFLRDRRQFYALEELWGDAEITHIEDTADVARH
- the ftsH gene encoding ATP-dependent zinc metalloprotease FtsH; the protein is MSDTTPTKRRKPTLPNPTPRPGVQLWVMAGLLVLFIGMFWFNNQNAAIKINQQKFEQMLAAGDVHDVSLVNSKTVEVGLTPAALQKPEYQRELTAHRGPFADRGAQYYFPIFDAKYFQEQLDKLQANKPAEQRLRLDPVDRVGLLDIVSSYGLIILSIILFVFLMRRMSSAGGPGGQIFNIGKSRAALFEGGDKVKITFKDVAGLEEAKEEVQEIVEFLKNPSKFTILGGKIPKGALLVGPPGTGKTLLAKAVAGEADVPFFSLSGSDFVEMFVGVGAARVRDLFKQAKAKAPCIIFIDEIDAVGRSRSKGSMPGGNDERENTLNSLLVEMDGFGTDSGVIILAATNRPDTLDSALLRPGRFDRQISIDKPDINGRTEIFNVHLKPLTLGPDVDAKRLSAQTPGFAGAEIANVCNEAALIAARRDKKFITNQDFTDAIDRVIGGLEKKNKIISPQEKRIVAYHEAGHAIAGWFLEHADPLVKVSIVPRGVAALGYAQYLPREQFLYNVEQMTDEMCMTLGGRAAEEIVFGKISTGALSDLERITKTAQSMVAIYGMNSKLGNVSYYDSKGQNEYGFSKPYSEATAQLMDEEIRHIIEQAYIRTKELLIERRHELEVVAKELLEKEVLLQDDLERLVGKRPFDEQTTYQAHMAGTDRSETLSDLKQEHPGLPLGQDTPEPHLPGLNEPEIV
- a CDS encoding LutC/YkgG family protein, giving the protein MLSSRDKLLSRIRAALAAGPAPAPPVPDWAAPVHPPLPAADLAVTFANNFRRIGGEFFYCESLAQLGSELRTWLAGHLPAGQQFYVWEPAMQALLSTAQVPFQATETDFKAQAAVGLTSCEALVARTGSLVVTPASASGRRLSIYPDQHIVVARPSQVVAEIGDALRTVQARYGAALPSMLSLTTGPSRTADIEKTLVLGAHGPRRLSLFLLEDDAENIA